One Saccharomyces mikatae IFO 1815 strain IFO1815 genome assembly, chromosome: 16 genomic region harbors:
- the GPI1 gene encoding phosphatidylinositol N-acetylglucosaminyltransferase (similar to Saccharomyces cerevisiae GPI1 (YGR216C); ancestral locus Anc_5.114), which produces MPNYIFWPYGSFFENSTVRGPRVALAISFQKTHFVVLGVCEPQYLEEINIRSPYSVIATKDAEGENWVYKVPDPCNVHFRIPKLKFMQFYSSDPISLIIPEKDVGLHNSVGETSNFSKLEEHPRYKSDNKRLSETLNIINLFPAYSRALSELYPFIQTSQKKLRDTRLRRIAAWCSSTYFYKAAAGISLYMILAICSIASLVSSLLNYSHFQLVNYSAFIQQIDLRCQQICYFPVQYQRINKKDTIQKVGSMLKQENSNNQTLNSRMPCKFYPDYILLYNTVWLIINDISFGLIFGAILTENRDFLVSTSHRILKFFLYDLLKTITIMLASNPFGIKLNAELANFLSELFLWVIEFSYSAFIKLLIDPETLSTLLTLTIYMIFLVGFSFGVSLAIDFFAVLSFPIYVFYRISSKLYHCQLNIMASLFNLFCGKKKNVLRNRVDHNYFQLDQLLLGTLLFIILVFLTPTVMAFYMSYTVLRMLTITIEIFSEAVIALINHFPLFALLLRLKDPKRLPGGISIDLKTTNSNKHTILELQNNPIKFKSMFKPYNLLLAQIRANYFSFATVRQIIRGESIMINRHKLYYVLYSALPSKPLGVRDLYKRLTIQA; this is translated from the coding sequence ATGCCAAATTACATATTCTGGCCATATGGAtccttttttgaaaattctaCAGTTCGAGGACCTCGGGTGGCCTTGGCAATTTCATTTCAGAAGACTCATTTTGTTGTCTTAGGTGTTTGCGAACCTCAGTatcttgaagaaataaatatacGGTCCCCCTATTCGGTAATAGCCACGAAGGATGCTGAGGGAGAGAACTGGGTCTACAAAGTTCCTGATCCCTGTAACGTTCACTTTAGAATACCCAAGCTGAAATTTATGCAATTTTACTCATCAGATCCCATATCACTCATCATACCAGAAAAAGATGTTGGTCTTCATAATAGTGTGGGTGAAACGTCAAACTTTTCCAAGTTGGAGGAACATCCAAGGTATAAGAGtgacaataaaagattGAGTGAGACCTTGAACATAATTAACCTTTTCCCTGCTTATAGTAGAGCATTAAGTGAACTTTACCCATTTATTCAAACTTCgcagaaaaaattgagaGATACTAGGCTTAGACGTATCGCAGCCTGGTGTTCATCTACTTATTTCTATAAAGCAGCCGCAGGAATCAGTCTGTACATGATACTAGCAATTTGCTCTATTGCTAGCCTCgtatcatcattattgaaTTATTCACATTTTCAGCTGGTAAATTACTCGGCATTTATACAGCAAATAGACCTTCGCTGCCAACAGATTTGCTACTTTCCAGTACAGTACCAGCGTATTAATAAAAAGGATACTATACAGAAAGTTGGTTCTATGTTAAAGCAAGAGAATTCTAATAATCAAACATTAAATTCGAGAATGCCTTGTAAATTCTACCCCGattatattttattgtatAACACAGTTTGGCTTATTATTAATGACATTTCATTTGGTCTGATATTTGGGGCTATACTGACAGAAAATCGAGATTTTTTGGTGTCAACATCGCATAGAATTCTGAAGTTTTTTCTGTATGATTTATTAAAAACGATAACTATAATGCTGGCAAGTAATCCTTTTGGAATCAAATTAAATGCAGAACTTGCAAACTTTCTCAGCGAATTGTTTCTTTGGGTCATAGAGTTTTCGTATTCTGCCTTTATAAAATTACTTATTGACCCAGAAACCTTATCAACCTTACTCACGTTAACgatatatatgatatttctcgttggtttttcttttggtgtTTCCCTGGCGATCGATTTTTTTGCAGTCTTAAGTTTCCCAATATATGTTTTCTATCGTATCAGTAGTAAACTGTATCATTGTCAACTGAATATCATGGCGAGCCTTTTTAATCTGTTTTGtggtaaaaagaagaatgttTTAAGGAATAGGGTTGATCACAACTATTTTCAACTAGATCAATTGCTATTGGGAACGTTactatttattattttagtGTTCTTGACTCCTACTGTAATGGCATTTTATATGTCTTACACCGTTTTGAGAATGCTGACAATAACGATCGAAATATTTTCCGAGGCTGTCATTGCACTCATTAATCATTTTCCGTTGTTCGCATTATTACTGAGATTAAAGGATCCCAAACGTCTACCTGGTGGTATCTCAATTGATCTCAAAACtacaaattctaataagCATACGATACTAgaacttcaaaataatCCTATCAAATTCAAGAGTATGTTTAAGCCATATAATCTGTTGTTGGCGCAAATAAGGGCAAactatttttcatttgctACTGTACGACAAATTATCCGAGGGGAGTCTATAATGATCAATAGGCATAAGCTATATTATGTTCTATATTCTGCATTGCCTAGTAAGCCGCTAGGTGTAAGAGATTTATACAAAAGACTAACCATTCAAGCGTAA
- the RTA1 gene encoding Rta1p → MRKDDVELYQYTPETGPSILFTILFGLAGITFVFLLVHYSIKSKSKVASLVSSQSTLRCYDMLKLAGAYIPFIFGCFVEFVGFAFRCESSRYTTMLSPYIIQTIFLLVSPTLYAASIYMIFGRMATLLFAEKLMIMPAKFNTAIFVIGDIGSLLLQAAGGAMMSDKSIASSGSHLVTIGLFIQIAFFGVFILNEFLFLFRINRKPTSVLMRCGSWKSLNVVLLVNSFLILIRSIVRAVEFLQDYDGEIASHEWFLYVFDALPMFLLVLSFNVAFPLNNIFRIQEESIQMQLFARYDDDVYPDIDEISIEPDLVSKSE, encoded by the coding sequence ATGAGAAAAGATGACGTCGAATTGTATCAATATACGCCGGAAACAGGCCCGAGTATACTTTTCACAATACTCTTTGGATTAGCAGGAATAacatttgtttttttattagttcATTATTCTATCAAGAGTAAAAGTAAAGTTGCCTCTCTCGTGAGCTCACAATCTACATTGCGGTGCTATGACATGTTGAAGTTGGCAGGAGCTTATATTCCCTTCATATTTGGATGTTTTGTTGAGTTTGTAGGTTTTGCCTTTAGATGCGAGTCAAGTAGATACACCACCATGCTGAGTCCCTACATTATTCAAACAATTTTCTTGCTGGTGTCACCAACGCTATATGCGGCTAGTATTTACATGATATTTGGTAGAATGGCTACTCTACTCTTCGCAGAAAAGTTAATGATCATGCCTGCGAAATTCAATACAGCAATATTTGTCATCGGAGATATAGGGAGCCTTTTATTACAAGCAGCCGGTGGTGCTATGATGTCCGATAAGTCAATCGCTTCTTCTGGTTCCCATCTCGTTACAATTGGTTTGTTCATCCAAATTGCTTTCTTTGGTGTCTTCATTCTTAATGAGtttttgttccttttcAGGATAAACAGAAAACCAACCAGCGTGTTGATGAGATGTGGTAGTTGGAAAAGCCTTAACGTTGTCTTATTAGTAAACAgttttctgattttgatCAGATCGATTGTCAGAGCTGTTGAATTTCTTCAGGACTACGATGGAGAAATTGCCTCACATGAATGGTTTCTTTACGTTTTTGATGCTTTACCCATGTTCCTACTTGTACTAAGTTTCAATGTGGCATTCCCattgaataatattttCCGGATACAGGAGGAGTCTATTCAAATGCAACTATTTGCAAGGTATGACGACGATGTCTACCCAGATATCGACGAGATTTCCATCGAGCCGGACCTTGTTTCAAAGAGTGAATAA
- the RPS0A gene encoding 40S ribosomal protein uS2 (similar to Saccharomyces cerevisiae RPS0A (YGR214W) and RPS0B (YLR048W); ancestral locus Anc_5.116), whose product MSLPATFDLTPEDAQLLLAANTHLGARNVQVHQEPYVFNARPDGVHVINVGKTWEKLVLAARIIAAIPNPEDVVAISSRTFGQRAVLKFAAHTGATPIAGRFTPGSFTNYITRSFKEPRLVIVTDPRSDAQAIKEASYVNIPVIALTDLDSPSEFVDVAIPCNNRGKHSIGLIWYLLAREVLRLRGALVDRTQPWSIMPDLYFYRDPEEVEQQVAEEATTEEAGEEEVKEEITEEQAEATEWAEENADNVEW is encoded by the exons ATGTCCTTACCAGCTACTTTTGACTTGACTCCAGAAGATGCCCAACTTTTGTTGGCCGCTAACACTCACTTAGGTGCTAGAAACGTTCAA GTTCACCAAGAACCATATGTTTTCAATGCTAGACCAGATGGTGTCCACGTTATCAACGTTGGTAAGACCTGGGAAAAATTGGTCTTGGCTGCTAGAATCATTGCTGCCATTCCAAACCCAGAAGACGTTGTTGCCATCTCTTCCAGAACTTTCGGTCAAAGGGCTGTTTTGAAGTTTGCTGCTCACACCGGTGCTACTCCAATCGCTGGTAGATTTACCCCAGGTTCTTTCACCAATTACATCACCCGTTCTTTCAAGGAACCAAGATTAGTTATTGTCACCGACCCAAGATCAGATGCTCAAGCCATCAAAGAAGCTTCCTACGTCAACATCCCAGTCATTGCTCTAACTGACCTGGACTCTCCATCAGAATTTGTCGATGTCGCTATTCCATGTAACAACAGAGGTAAACACTCCATCGGTTTAATCTGGTACTTATTGGCTAGAGAAGTCTTGAGACTAAGAGGCGCTTTAGTCGACAGAACCCAACCATGGTCTATCATGCCAGATTTGTACTTCTACAGAGACCCTGAAGAAGTTGAACAACAAGTTGCTGAAGAAGCAACCACTGAAGAAGctggtgaagaagaagtcaAGGAAGAGATTACTGAAGAACAAGCTGAAGCCACTGAATGGgctgaagaaaatgctgACAACGTCGAATGGTAA
- the CCH1 gene encoding calcium channel protein CCH1 (similar to Saccharomyces cerevisiae CCH1 (YGR217W)) — MQEKKRTLTEPFEPSTNPFDDNAAVLAESAKENVEGNGDRLGSKLQKLIPPALNIVPPDNNVHGSSEQKDFDHNDKDNSLVSNIFRTRVGRSSHENLSRPKLSLQTASFSAVESSRCNASPLVGSSKSSSQYIDLNDERLRRRSFSNYSRTSSRRVSSSPSSTDRAPRSAKVLSLIAADDMDDFEDLQKEFKSAIDEEGLTWLPQLKSDKSRTGSVIGEEEGKEEEQESILNVHTPNVGPSATPGSIHLTPEPGQSTSLSEGLEGSTNNSRKKSSPKFFHHLSPQKEDKNQTEVIEYTEEILDFETLQKKLESRPFVLYGYSLGVFSPTNPLRIKIARFLLHKRYSLLYNTLLTFYTILLAIRTYNPHNVVFLYRFSNWTDYFIFIISACFTVNDIAKIVAFGFWDDSEMFKAYGLEYKSILQRTGIMKLYIYLREKYGRKLVDFIIPFRIISPGEESKYQQNSLSTSLTRAYRANEIQKPFGTPRAFARSSWNRIDLVSSVSFWLGMFLSIRSYDSKAGIRIFKPLAILRILRLVNIDTGMPSILRGLKYGIPQLINVSSMLVYFWIFFGILGVQIFQGSFRRQCVWFNSEDPTDTYQYDMQFCGGYLDPLTKQRQNYIYEDGSEGSVSKGFLCPQYSKCVSNANPYNGRISFDNIVNSMELVFVIMSANTFTDLMYYTMDSDEMAACLFFIVCIFVLTIWLLNLLIAVLVSSFEIANEEYKKKRLVYGSRKTGYFARLVTGYWKYFKLKANQTKFPSWSNKGLTIYSHVEFIFVILIICDIGMRASVKVNTSTNYNNILLKTDRGISIVLFIESLVRLVLYLPNMWKFLIKPSYVYDFIISIITLVISCLAVEGVLGHAYAWLSIFHISRFYRVIISFNLTKKLWKQILGNGVMIWNLSSFYFFFTFLVAIVMAVYFEGVIPPDEMADQPFGMYSLPNSFLSLFIIGSTENWTDILYALQKHSPNISSAFFCSVFFIIWFLLSNSVILNIFIALISESMEVKEEEKRPQQIKHYLKFVYPQKIQEYTHASLIARIRKKFFGSHKSEDTRDFKQFLMRGTAIMNIAQNMGELADEFKEPPSENIVKKGLSKLTIGIPSLKRLRMFANNPFYKNSDVVFTETNDINGRTYILELNEYEDEKLDYLKKYPLFNYSYYFFSPQHRFRKFCQRLVPPSTGKRTDGSRFFEDSTDLYSKRSYFHHIERDVFVFIFALATILLIVCSCYVTPLYRMHHQMGTWNWSSALDCAFIGAFSIEFIVKTVADGFLYSPNAYLRNPWNFIDFCVLLSMWINLIAYLKNNGNLSRIFKGLTALRALRCLTISNTARQTFNLVMFDGLNKIFEAGLISLSLLFPFTVWGLSIFKGRLGTCNDGNLGRAECYNEYSNSVFQWDIMSPRVYQQPYLHLDSFVSAFNSLYQIISLEGWVDLLENMMNSSGIGTPATAMNSAGNALFLVLFNFLSMVFILNLFVSFIVNNQARTTGSAYYTIEEKAWLESQKLLSQAKPKAIPNLIELPRVRQFFYQLAVEKKNFYYASFLQVVLYLHIIMLLSRSYDPRNLIAYQGIYFMTSTSVFLVQEAFHICGEGPRLYFRKKWNSIRVSIIIIAFIMNTVAFRVPASHYWFHNIKGFFLLVIFLFIIPQNDTLTELLETAMASLPPILSLTYTWGVLFLVYAIALNQIFGLTRLGSNTTDNINFRTIIKSMILLFRCSFGEGWNYIMDDLTVSEPYCSSDDNSNYTDCGSETYAYLLLMSWNIISMYIFVNMFVSLIIGNFSYVYRSGGSRSGINRSEIKKYIEAWCKFDTDGTGELELSYLPRIMHSFDGPLSFKIWEGRLTVKSLVKNYMEVNPEDPYDVKIDLIGLNKELNTINKAKVIQRKLQYRRFVQSIHYTNSYNGCIKFSDLLLQIPLYTAYSARECLGIDQYVHHLYILGKVDKYLDNQRNFDVLEMVVTRWKFHSRMKRTIEPDWDLKNRMVSSSHISNIDLSLESVPETIERESVATPRMDYGVNNFMWSPRINQVAAMEPPEKTTDEEEDGQNSNNHINK; from the coding sequence atgcaagaaaagaagaggacGCTCACGGAACCTTTCGAGCCAAGTACTAATCCATTTGATGACAATGCAGCTGTATTGGCGGAAAGTGCTAAGGAAAACGTCGAAGGAAATGGTGATCGTCTAGGTTCAAAACTGCAGAAGTTAATTCCACCGGCTTTAAACATTGTACCACCagataataatgttcaCGGTAGTAGCGAGCAAAAAGACTTTGATCATAATGATAAAGATAACTCCTTAGTATCTAATATTTTCCGTACTCGTGTCGGAAGGAGTAGTCATGAAAACTTGAGCAGGCCCAAGCTCTCACTTCAAACAGCCTCATTTAGTGCCGTTGAATCTTCCAGGTGTAATGCTTCACCTTTGGTAGGATCTTCCAAGTCTAGTTCACAGTATATTGATTTAAATGACGAAAGGCTGCGCAGGCGTAGCTTCAGTAATTATAGCCGAACGTCTAGTAGACGAGTTTCAAGTTCACCCAGTTCAACAGATAGAGCCCCACGGTCAGCCAAGGTTTTATCGTTAATTGCCGCTGATGATAtggatgattttgaagatttgcAGAAAGAGTTCAAGAGTGCAATAGATGAAGAGGGTTTGACGTGGCTGCCCCAATTGAAGTCAGATAAAAGTCGTACTGGATCTGTCATTGGTGAAGAGGAAGGAAAGGAGGAAGAACAGGAGTCCATACTTAATGTACATACACCCAATGTGGGACCAAGTGCTACCCCAGGGTCAATTCATCTTACACCAGAGCCTGGACAAAGTACGTCATTATCTGAGGGCTTGGAAGGCTCTACGAAtaattcaagaaagaaatccAGTCCTaagttttttcatcatttgtCACCgcaaaaagaagacaaaaatCAAACTGAAGTTATTGAGTATACTGAAGAAATTCTAGATTTTGAAACcctccaaaaaaaattagaatCAAGGCCTTTCGTGCTTTATGGATATTCTCTTGGCGTTTTCTCCCCTACGAATCCACTCAGAATAAAAATTGCTCGTTTTTTATTGCATAAACGGTATTCTTTACTTTACAACACTTTATTGACATTTTATACTATCCTCCTGGCGATAAGAACATACAATCCTCACAACgttgtttttttatatcGTTTCTCTAATTGGACtgattattttatttttattatatccGCTTGCTTTACAGTCAACGATATTGCAAAAATAGTTGCATTTGGATTTTGGGATGATTCTGAAATGTTCAAAGCCTATGGACTTGAATACAAATCAATCTTACAGAGAACTGGAATAATGaaactatatatatatttgagGGAAAAGTATGGCAGAAAACTGGTGGATTTTATTATCCCCTTTAGGATTATATCGCCAGGAGAAGAATCGAAGTATCAACAAAATTCCCTGAGTACTTCCCTAACGAGAGCATATCGTGCGAACGAAATCCAGAAACCATTTGGCACGCCAAGAGCATTTGCACGCTCATCTTGGAATAGAATAGATCTGGTATCTTCCGTTAGCTTTTGGCTGGGTATGTTTCTATCCATCAGAAGTTATGATTCAAAAGCAGGCATAAGAATATTCAAACCACTTGCTATATTAAGAATTCTTCGACTTGTAAATATTGATACCGGTATGCCCTCAATTTTAAGAGGACTGAAGTATGGTATTCCACAGTTGATCAATGTTAGTTCCATGTTAGTTTACTTCTGGATTTTCTTTGGGATTCTGGGAGTACAGATTTTTCAAGGATCTTTTCGAAGACAATGCGTATGGTTCAATTCTGAAGATCCTACTGATACGTATCAGTACGACATGCAGTTCTGTGGAGGTTACCTCGATCCTTTAACCAAACAAAGACAAAATTATATCTACGAGGATGGATCTGAAGGCTCTGTTTCGAAAGGGTTCCTTTGCCCTCAGTATTCTAAATGCGTCTCCAATGCCAACCCGTACAACGGCAGAATCAGTTTCGATAACATTGTTAATTCCATGGAGCTCGTTTTTGTTATAATGAGTGCAAATACCTTTACCGATTTAATGTATTACACAATGGATTCAGATGAAATGGCCGCCTgtctattttttattgtttgcatttttgttttaacTATCTGGCTGTTAAATTTACTTATTGCTGTTCTAGTTTCATCCTTTGAAATAGCCAATGaggaatacaaaaagaaaaggttaGTATACGGTTCAAGGAAAACAGGTTATTTTGCTCGTCTAGTAACAGGTTACtggaaatatttcaaattgaaGGCAAATCAAACCAAATTTCCTAGCTGGTCTAATAAAGGACTCACTATTTACTCCCACGTTGaatttatatttgttaTACTTATCATTTGTGATATAGGCATGCGCGCCTCTGTTAAAGTGAATACTTCTACAAATTATAACAacattcttttaaaaaCTGACAGGGGAATTTCgattgttcttttcatcgAATCATTAGTAAGGTTGGTACTATATCTACCCAATATGTGgaaatttttaataaaaCCAAGTTACGTTTACGATTTTATTATATCAATTATTACTCTAGTTATTAGTTGTCTGGCTGTCGAAGGAGTTCTCGGACATGCGTACGCCTGGTTATCCATATTTCACATATCCAGATTTTACAGAGtgatcatttctttcaacttaacaaaaaaactatgGAAGCAGATATTAGGTAATGGTGTCATGATTTGGAatttatcttctttttactttttttttacttttctggTTGCTATAGTCATGGCTGTGTATTTTGAAGGCGTGATTCCTCCCGATGAAATGGCAGATCAGCCTTTTGGAATGTATTCATTACCAAATTCATTTCTGTCTTTGTTTATAATAGGTTCAACTGAAAATTGGACAGATATATTATACGCACTTCAAAAACACTCTCCTAATATATCTTCAGCATTCTTTTGTTCGGTATTTTTCATAATATGGTTTCTACTGTCCAATTCGGTGATCTTGAACATTTTCATTGCCTTAATATCTGAAAGTATGGAAGtgaaagaagaggaaaaaagacCACAACAAATTAAACATTATCTTAAATTTGTCTATCCTCAAAAGATACAGGAATATACCCATGCCAGCCTGATTGCAAGGatcagaaagaaattttttggaaGTCATAAAAGTGAGGATACAAGAGATTTTAAGCAATTTCTTATGCGAGGAACTGCCATCATGAATATAGCACAGAATATGGGAGAATTAGCTGATGAATTTAAAGAGCCGCCATCGGAAAACATAGTCAAAAAGGGCTTATCAAAGCTCACGATAGGGATTCCATCACTAAAAAGATTGAGAATGTTTGCTAATAATCCGTTTTATAAGAATAGCGATGTCGTATTCACAGAAACGAACGACATAAACGGGAGAACTTACATCTTAGAGTTGAATGAATATGAGGATGAGAAACTGGATTACTTAAAAAAGTATCCTTTATTCAATTACTCgtattatttcttttctccaCAGCATAGGTTTCGAAAGTTCTGTCAACGTCTGGTACCACCAAGTACCGGAAAAAGAACGGACGGGTCACGATTTTTCGAGGATAGCACAGATCTATACAGTAAGAGGAGTTATTTCCATCATATTGAAAGGGATGTATtcgtttttatttttgcacTTGCGACCATTTTATTAATCGTCTGCTCATGCTACGTTACGCCGTTATATCGAATGCATCACCAGATGGGAACTTGGAATTGGTCCTCGGCGTTAGACTGCGCCTTCATAGGTGCCTTTTCAATTGAATTTATTGTGAAAACAGTTGCTGACGGATTTTTGTATTCCCCAAATGCCTACTTGAGGAATCCGTGGAACtttattgatttttgtGTTCTACTCTCTATGTGGATTAACTTGATTGCGTATCTAAAAAACAACGGTAATTTATCCAGAATTTTTAAGGGCTTGACAGCTCTGAGGGCACTCAGATGTCTGACAATTAGTAATACAGCGCGTCAAACATTCAACCTAGTTATGTTTGATGGtttgaataaaatttttgaggCTGGATTAATTTCACTTAGTTTACTGTTCCCTTTTACCGTTTGGGGTTTGAGTATCTTCAAAGGCCGCTTAGGTACTTGCAATGACGGGAATTTGGGTCGTGCAGAATGTTACAATGAGTATTCAAATTCGGTTTTTCAATGGGATATTATGTCTCCAAGGGTTTATCAGCAACCATATCTTCATTTAGATTCTTTCGTAAGCGCCTTCAACTCATTATATCAGATCATTTCTTTGGAAGGATGGGTGGACTTGTTGGAAAACATGATGAATAGCTCTGGAATAGGTACGCCAGCTACGGCAATGAACTCCGCAGGGAATGCTTTATTCCTGgttttgtttaattttttaaGTATGGTTTTCATTCTAAACTTGTTTGTTTCGTTTATTGTTAATAACCAAGCAAGGACAACTGGAAGTGCATACTAcacaattgaagaaaaagcatGGCTGGAATCTCAGAAGCTTTTATCTCAAGCGAAACCCAAAGCAATTCCAAATTTAATTGAGTTACCAAGAGTTAggcaatttttttaccaaCTTGCggttgaaaagaaaaatttctacTACGCATCATTTCTGCAAGTAGTATTATACCTGCACATAATTATGCTTCTAAGTCGAAGTTACGATCCCCGAAACCTGATAGCTTATCAAGGGATCTATTTTATGACTTCCACCAGTGTATTTCTAGTTCAGGAAGCATTTCACATCTGCGGTGAAGGACCAAGATTATATTTCAGGAAAAAATGGAACAGCATACGAGTCAGTATTATCATTATAGCTTTTATCATGAATACTGTGGCATTTCGTGTTCCGGCCTCTCACTATTGGTTCCACAATATCAAAGGATTCTTCCTTTTGgtaatatttttgtttattataCCTCAAAATGATACACTGACTGAATTATTAGAAACTGCAATGGCAAGTTTGCCCCCAATTTTATCTTTAACTTACACTTGGGgagttttgtttttagttTATGCTATTGCTTTGAACCAAATCTTCGGATTAACAAGGTTAGGAAGCAATACGACTGACAACATAAATTTTAGGACAATCATCAAATCAATGATCCTCTTGTTTAGATGTAGTTTTGGCGAGGGCTGGAATTATATCATGGATGATCTAACTGTATCAGAACCTTATTGCTCATCTGACGACAATTCAAACTATACAGATTGTGGATCGGAGACATACGCCTATTTATTACTAATGTCATGGAATATTATTTCCATGTACATATTCGTAAACATGTTTGTTTCGTTGATCATTGGCAATTTCAGTTATGTTTACCGTAGCGGTGGTTCTCGCTCTGGCATCAACAGGTcagagataaaaaaatatatcgaAGCATGGTGCAAATTTGATACTGATGGCACTGGTGAGTTGGAGCTGTCCTACCTTCCAAGGATAATGCATTCTTTTGACGGTCCCCTTTCATTTAAGATATGGGAAGGTAGATTAACGGTGAAAAGTCTAGTCAAGAACTACATGGAGGTAAACCCAGAAGATCCATATGATGTAAAAATAGACTTGATCGGATTAAATAAAGAGTTGAACACAATTAATAAAGCAAAGGTCATACAGAGGAAATTACAATACAGACGATTTGTCCAGAGCATTCATTATACAAATTCTTATAACGGGTGTATTAAATTCTCGGATTTATTACTACAGATACCTCTTTACACTGCTTATTCTGCGAGAGAATGTTTAGGTATTGATCAATATGTTCAccatttatatattttggGTAAAGTGGACAAGTACTTGGacaatcaaagaaattttgatgttttggAAATGGTGGTAACAAGATGGAAATTCCATTCTAGGATGAAGCGCACTATTGAACCTGACTGGGATCTTAAAAATCGCATGGTATCGTCCTCTCACATTTCTAATATTGATCTAAGTCTGGAATCTGTTCCAGAAACTATTGAGAGAGAATCTGTTGCAACACCCAGGATGGATTACGGTGTGAACAACTTTATGTGGTCTCCAAGGATAAATCAGGTTGCAGCAATGGAGCCGCcagaaaaaacaacagatgaagaagaggatggtcaaaattcaaacaatcatattaataaataa
- the RSM27 gene encoding mitochondrial 37S ribosomal protein mS33 (similar to Saccharomyces cerevisiae RSM27 (YGR215W); ancestral locus Anc_5.115) → MNVPKARLLKVAELSAKIFDQNYNPTGMRTGSKILNERLKGASVASYYGNPDILKFKNLKTLYPDIKFVDLEEQYRLSMVEAKKRRGKGAPKKMKKDAAASAKGKGKKKK, encoded by the coding sequence ATGAATGTGCCAAAGGCGAGACTGCTGAAAGTAGCAGAATTATCTGCCAAGATATTTGATCAAAATTACAACCCAACTGGTATGAGAACTGGTTCCAAGATTCTCAATGAGCGACTAAAGGGCGCTTCAGTGGCAAGTTACTACGGAAATCCGGATATCCTGAAgtttaaaaatttaaaaacaTTATATCCCGATATTAAATTCGTAGACCTTGAGGAGCAGTATCGATTATCCATGGTAGAAGCAAAGAAACGTCGCGGTAAGGGAGCCCccaaaaagatgaagaaggatGCAGCTGCGTCTGCAAAGGGGAAGggtaagaaaaagaaataa